TTCGCCACGGCTGGGCCGGCCCCGGAAACCCCCTAAACCCCTCCCGCCGCCTAGGCCCCCACGCCGGCCTGGGCCTCAGCAAACCGATCCTCGTCGCGCGCCGATCAGGCAACGAAGGCGTGGGCAAAAAGACAACCAAGGACCCGACAAATCAGTGGTGGTTGCGCGGGTTCGAGGATGCGTTGAAGGGGGTGGGACAGGAGAATGGAGCTGCGGGTGGGGATGGGGGGAGGAAGCCGAATGCGTTGACGAGTGAGCTGTATCGGTTCTTTGTAAGGGGGGAGGGGTTGGCGGGGAGTATTGGGGTGAAGAGGGAGGAGACAAAggtggagaagaaggagaagaggaagaggggagAGGAGGACGATGGTGATGGggtggagaagaaggcatcgcggacagagaagagcaagaaacGAAAGACGGATGAGTCCTCGGATCACAAAGAGAGCACGGAGGAGCGACGAcggaggaaggaggaaaagaaattgaagaaggaagcaaagaagaagaaggccgagAAAGCAGCCTCCAAGGAAGacaagaaggtgaagaaggcgaagaaagCGAAGAAAGCGAAGAAAGAATCGAAATCCGAAGACGACTATCCCACACCCACATCAACCGAAGAATCCAGCGACCAGGACGAGTCGGTCGAAGTGAAAGCATCCtcgaaggagaagaagaaggataaAGAGGACAAGAAAGACAAGAGCAAGAAATCGAAATCCGAGTCGACGACATCCAACGAAAACGCAACACACAAGTtaaaaaaggagaaaaaggagaagaagaaatctaCCAAAGAATGAATTTCTTGCCATCATAGATCTTCACAGATACCCATTCGGCGCTGCATAAAAATTTCCAGCCGGTCATTGTATCCTCATTGCATTTCAATATCAAAAGCATGCATTAATCATGACACATCAAACATCAGCCTCTGCCGGCAGTTTACCTGGCTTATTCGAAAGAATCCAGGGTCTCCTCTCCCAGAAGTCGTCTTTGATGATATCAACGTGTTCAATCACCACCTGCGCCTTTCGACGTAGCTTGCGCAGTTTCTCTTGTTGAGACTTTGACGGCTGCTTCTCTGATATGGGCGTGCTTTCGTCTTCGTGACCTGAAGCCGGCTTTGACTTTGGCTCCTCTAACTGATACTATATGGGATCAGGGAATTGAGCTTTATATAGAGAATATGGTTGGATTTTACCTGGCGATAAACCACACTCCCCTTCTTGTACATCTCATCCTCATTATTGTAATTGATTCCGTATCTCGAGAAGAGAATCTCATTCTTGTCCGACGATACCGTTCCCTGATCTGTCAGCGGACAAAGTATCCAAGACTGAAGATCATATTACTCACCTTGAGCTCCAACTCTGCATCTGTGTTGTTTATCCCGCCTTGTTGCACCATGGCCCAAAAGGTCGTATTATAAAGGTTATTAATGTGGCCTACCACCTGCATAAGCCTCACTTCttagagaagaaggaaaagagaaactCACAGTCAACCTGTCTCCAACTCATATAATCCCGCAAAATTCCCGTAGTGGGATAGATTACTGCCCGTCCGTCAAACGACGGCAGATACGGCGGCTGCAATGGCATATCGGGAAAATATGTGTTCCATAGAAAAATGTAGTGAGCTGTAAAGGTCGACACAATAGTTGTCACCAGTTTCCTGTCTCATTAGTATGTGGGTTATTTGTCGTTTCCTTCGAGTGACTCACCCATTCCTCCGCTCGAATAACTGACAGCTTGGGTGAAAGACGAAACTAGACTCAATCAGTATCAATCAAGAATAGATAGAATAAAACAAAAATACCTGTATTCATCACTAACGCCATAAGCCACACACAGATCCGGAAGCTCTTTCATGACCTCGACGGCAGCGGCGTTCATCAGATCCAGCGCACGGCAGTCATTGGGTTTCACGAAGCCATAGCGATCAGAGAGCCTAAACCAGTTAGTTGATTCACGTAATATCGATGATTTGGATGGATTCGTGAAAGGCGGAAACTGACTTGTGAAATCCTCGGCCGTCAATGCGAACCACAATCCAGGTGTTGGGTAGCAGCACATCAGGCTGCTCGAAGGATTTGACGTATTCGAATCTTCTTTCATGTTAGCTGATTACTTCAAATAGGATATGAAGTTATATATGCATGTACCTTGAGTTTGCCATGCTACTTACTATGCACCCAGCAAAGTGACGGTGTCAGAATTCAGTGTATTCAGTGTGCGGGAAGCGGAGATAAGAACTGAGGATGCCTAACAACTACATCTTCGGTAGCCCTAAGCAACTGGACTTGATGCTACTACGAAATTAGATACATGATGTATGTGGTGGATTTTTATTGCTTTCTCTTGTATATATCTGATGCTATTTCTTATGCCCTGTCGACCCCGGCATGCACAATGGTTAATTACGATCAATTACTCTGCCCCTCCGATTGGTTAAGTGGAGCAATGGGATATATCGATCGATCTTTACCCCCAATCTCAACTCTGATCTCAAAGAGATCTCATCATCTCTAGCCACTGTTCATGTGGTGTGACGCCATGGGAAAGTCAAGTTCAACTACCAGACCTCTGCAGTAAACGTCAACGGGGGTTGGATTATGATGTCAATTGGGCTGGATATAATAAAGAACGCTCGTCTCTCGCATCACCGGTTAGCATTGATCTGTAGCTATGCATATGATTATTGAAGAATAAATTTATGACATGACATCGACATGTTGCCCACAATCGAATCTGATGATACTCGAACATAAATACAAAATAATAACCGTGAAGTGACTGCCTATtaagatggatcaagatgcCGTAGCTTCGACAGGAGTTTCTTCGTCCCCGGCCTCGCTGGCTCGCTCACTTGGCTCGCTCGTGGCCTTATCAGACTTTTTTGACTTGCGACTGAAGATGTTGAGGCTCCGCGTTGACTTGTCCGCCGAAGGAGCACTAGAAGTGGTACTGTCTACGCTCTTTCCAAGTTGGGCTTCACTGGCGCGATCTTCATCAATGTCACCCTGTGAGGAATCACCTTTCCTAGAAAAGAGACCGGACCGATCCTTCCACGAGCTGAACTTGCTGGAACTGCCCTTGCGCGTGAGCTTTCGAATGAACGACTCCTTTGAAGCACTATTGTCGAGAGAACTGCTCGATGGCACCCGATCCAGGGATTCGTAAGAATCAGTGAAAATAGACAACGATCGAGAATCCCGGGAGACCCGTGATTCAGAGGGCGACCCATCGTCCATCTGGAAGTCAAATGATTCATTCGCGTCTTGCTCTTTGCCTTTATCCTTGCCCGACTCCTCGCTAAAGATGGTCGTAAATGAGGGTGCCGTAGGGTTCAACTTGGGCGTTGCTGGTCGATGGGATGATGAAGGACGAGTTCCGATGGGAGCCTGCAGAGGACGGCTCTGTCTCTCGATAGAAGAATCCTGGAGGAAATCCGGTTCTCCACTTAGACCCAGAGGCAAGTGGCCGGAGGAGCCATACGAAGGCCGACGTGTAAGACCTCTAGACCAGGTGGATGGCGAAGCCCAATCAAACCCCAGTGGACTCCGGTGGTCTGATTTATCTGCCGATGGCCATCCAAAATGCCGGTTATCCGTCGAAGGATGAGGTAACTGGTTGTCAAACGAGAAAGTCGATGATGGTCTTGGTGACAACGAGCCGCGCCGGACGGTACCCAGGATCGAAGACGGGTCAATCGGATCATGTCTGGGGCTGAACTGGTTATACCCGGTACTTAGATCTGAGCTCTCTCCGTGCTTGGATGCACCATGACCAAAGCCAAACCTGCTAGAGGAGAAAATGTTGGAGAAAGCAGCCCGCCGCGAAGGTGCCTGATCTGAAGAACTGTCGGCAGTCACATTATTTGTGCTGCTTCTGGGAAACAAGGATATCGGGTTTGGCCAATTGCCTGTATGACTTAGCCGGCGACGTCTAGAACCAATAGGATCCATATCGTCCATGTTTCGTGGATAAGACTGACTTTGACCTGGCTTTAGGGTGCCTAGCAAAGGCGGTTCGTCGGCAAGAGTTTTCCCGCGAGGTCGATTAAAACCGAAAAGACCAGAAAGTCTTCGTGACGCACTTTTCGGAGCGTCCTCCGCAATCCCCAAAGACACCTGCTGCGAGTCACTTTCCTGTTGGTTATGGTTCTCGTGTGGGCTTGCAAAAAGGCTCCCGGGCTGACTTCCGGAAGAGCCCGGGGACGGAGGTCCATGAGGAAAAGGTTCAATCTGCGGGTTGCGTTCAAGGTTTGGAAATCGTGAGCGAACAGCGGGATGCGGAAGTTCTGGTGATTCCATTTCATCTCCCAGAAGGTCGGAGGGGAGTAGGGAATCCGCGCGGGGACTCATCTGGGGGTTATTGAAAGACAAATCTAGGTCGCTGCGCAACGCTTCTGGCAGATCCGATACACCGGATAAAGCCATCCCGTTATTGACATTGAAAAACGCTGAGCTTGGACCGAAAGTTGGCGAACTGGTGGAGGGGGGATTGTAGTTGATGAAGGAGGGGTCGATCCCTGCGAAGTTGATGGGCGAGGAAACGTTACTTGCCAGCGAACTGCGGTGACGACGCGGACGGATGGTCGCTGCGTTCGACAAATCCAGATCCAGAGCTGGCAGGGAAAACGGACCAGTACTGCCGGGACGCTGGCTTGCAAGCCATTTCAGACGCTCTTGTGCATCTTGGTAATTCTGCTGGGTCTGAGCATGGAGGGCAACAAGAGCAGCATAACGCGACTGCAAGTTACCCAGCTTGATTTCCCATTGGCGCGCGCGTTCGTTGTCAATTCGATCCAGTTCCTTGCCATCCTCGTTGTCGCCTCCCTGGTGtcccttcctctcctcctctaATTTCTTGACGCGTCCGCCTTTGTCCTGAATATCATCGTCAATGCCCTTCATTTCAGATTGTTCCTTGGCGATCTTCTCTTTGACTTCATTTGTGCGCCTTTTTCTCTGCTCCTCCAGACGagatttctcttccttcacaTGTGCAGCATCGGCCGTCATCTTCGCAATCTGCTCCTGCCATCGAATAATGTCGTTCTTTCGTTTCTGACGCTCTGCTTCCTTTTGCTGCAAAAGTCGTTCCCGTTTGGACTTTTCACCTTGCGCGGTGCGATTGACGCTTTCCAACTTGTAAACATGTTTCCTTAACTCGTTGCTTGCctcatccttttccttcacGCGCCTCCGCATATCATCGCGCTGCCTTTCAAGATTCTTCAACAATGCAATgtgctcctcttcttcttcagccatcGATTTATCCACGTTCTCATTTTCATGCTGCAAAGATTTCAATCGATCGGCGAGCTGTTCGAGAGTTTCATCCCCGTCGTCCTGTGCCGTGCTCTTCTGAACTTCCTCTGGTTGCCCTTGCGAAACATCCACTCCACTCGCCATGGGAGACTGTTTTCGCCCAACCTGGGGTCGTTTCGATTGTAATAAGCCTCCTCCGCTCTGTTCACGGGTCATCACGGGAGCGGACGGAGCTGCAAAGCCAGTGGTCGACCGGGGAATCGAAGCGCGAATGGTGGGACTTCCGATCGCATCATTTCCGTCAGATCGCGACAAGGGCGACGAACTCGTTCGCACATGAAGGATAGCACTCGGGGTCTGAAAATTCGCTGCGCTGACCGAAAGAACACAGATGTGGTagatggtccctgggaccaGGTTCAAGATCTCGACTGCCGTCTCTGCCCGTTTGGTTTCGCCCACTACTGATGGGGTTAGTTCTCAGTTCCTGTCCCGcaagagggaagagaaatcAGAGATTACCTTTGCTACCGTTCAATTGGATAATGTGTTTATGGATGGAATTATGAAAATCCGGTTGTTTCCAAGCAATGTGAATCTCATGAGCGGTGATGTCTTCGAGAGTGAGCTCTGGCGGCGGAGGAATATCCAAGCCGAGCTTTTCCACCAGAACTTCATTCGAAGTCTGGCAAACCTGCCAGGCGCGGTACAACAGCCTAACGAGTCAGCGTCTGCGGGGCTGTGAAACGACCGGAACGGAAAGCAAATAGGACAAGGAGCTTACCAAATCAAAGCCCATAAGATAGTCACTGCCAGGAAGAGAGCCATGGCGCCTCGGACCCTCACTCGCGGAACCACGCTAGGGTAGGCGTCAAAGGTGAGGTGCAACGGCTCATACATCCCCGCGTCGAATCTCCATGGACGCGGGTATGGACAAGAGAGACACAGATTTGAGTAATTCGTAAATGTCGAGGGCCGAAAAATTTTGTTCATTCCCCGAAtgaggagaaaagagagaaggcgagatagagagagagagcggGAAAGAACGAAGAGCCTTGGGGAGACCCTCCTCGGGCCGTCTCCGCCGAAACGCCTTACTAGTTACATAAGAAATCAGTCATCCCTCTAATTCTTGGCACTGATCTTGGCATTTCCCAATCCATCACATTTCCCAATACGGAAGCGGAAATACGCTAAACCGCAAGCGGATTAATGCGAGCCCCTCTGCCGGACAAAGAGCCGAGGCTTTAAAACAATCTAGCCCAATCGGGAGAGCAGGTGACCTCTGTTGGTTTGTTGAGCGCATCGCATCTCCCAACGGTCGTCTCACCACCACAAACCACTTacctcctctttcttttaCTCGCATATTTTAcgctgtacaagtactcctCTTACTTACTCTGTGTTTTCCGCCGTTCGTTTGCTATCTCTGGTCTGTGGTATGTGGCAGCTGGAGTTCCCTGTCACTCACCATCGTCACATGGGCCTTATGTAGGCGGCGTCTTTTTTTCCGATCAGCTCCCCTCTTACCTCCCGAGAATTTCTCTTTATCCctcattttctttttattttcacCTTCGTCTTGCCACGTTATATCGAATATCTGCGAGAATCCCTCGACTTGACCCGGCGCGATGCAGTACGTGCGGAGTATCAGTGGCTCCGTCTCGAAGACATGGAACTCCATCAATCCAGCCACTCTAAGCGGAGCCATTGATGTGATTGTGATCGAACAAGAAGATGGTTAGGATACTCTTCGTTTTTGATGTGGATTTTTCTTGTGCTGACGCCCGGGGTATGTGATTAGGGACTCTTGCCTGTTCGCCGTTCCATGTTCGATTTGGGAAGTTTTCCCTCCTCCGCCCCTATGAGAAGAAGGTACATCCATCCCAACTTTGGGTGCGAATCCCGTCCAGTGTGTGACTGAATTGGGTCATAGGTTGAATTCACGGTCAATGGGGAGAAGCAACCATATTCCATGAAACTGGGTGAAGGGGGAGAAGCGTTCTTCGTATTCGAAACATCAGATGATATTCCGGATTCACTACAGACATCACCAGTGGTATCGCCAACGGGTAGCCCGAGGTCTCAGAGTGAGAGCGAATTATCGAGCTCACTTCAAGAACCGGATTATCTGGACCTGGATGTCTCACCTAACGCAAGCGAATCGAAGCCTGCGGACATTCCCCTGTCGAGAAATCTCCGGGCCTCGACTGATCTGGGTATGATTGGCTCTCTGGaaattttctttttatttttattaaCATGCGATATAGGGACAATCACACCCCTGTCACGGTCATTCGATACGCCCGAACTCGGCATGTCCCATCTTGGTCCGCTCGGATTGGGATCGGGAAAGCTTAACCGTTCGGACTCAGAGCCTCCTTTGGGTGATGACTTTGAAGTGCGTTCAGAAAGTTCCCATCTATCGGAGACCGATCCAGTCCGTATCGCACGTTCCCAAAGCCCGCCCCCACCaacagcagaagaagctaTGTCGCGCGCAATTTCCTTATCGAAGAAACTATCGGGGTCAAACATTCCATCGCACGTCACGGATACTGGTGATCTTATGCTCGATATGACTGGCTATAAGAGCAACGACGAGGACGCTTTGCGCGCGGAAGTTATTGCGCGCAAAATCCTATCTGAAGAACTGGAGGGCTGCTACGATATTGGATCTCTGATTGGTGCTGATGAACATGGGAATTTATGGATCTACAGCAGCGAGGAGGCAAAAGAGGCGGCCAACCGTCGAGCAACCTTCAACGCGATGAGGCCCAATTCTGCTATGAGCGAGAATGCTGTCACGGATTCCGGGTATCACAGTGATGGTGATCAGCATATTCCCGAGTCGTTACTCACGCGGCATACTCGTGCCAAATCCGATGTTCAACCCGAAGTACCTTCTGCATTAACGCAGGATGCTTTGGGAGAAGCCAGCCGCAACTATGCCAAGACCCTCCGTCTGACGAGCGATCAACTCAAAGCATTGAACCTGAAGCCAGGCCCCAATCCCATGTCGTTTAGTGTCAACAAGGCTACTTGCACCGCAACCATGTATCTGTGGAGTGGAAACACGCCAATTGTGATTTCAGATATCGATGGGACCATTACCAAGTGAGTTTTCCGGGATTGATTCACAGGTATCTGTCTCTAACCATGAACATGTAGGTCTGATGCTTTGGGCCATGTCCTGAACATGATTGGCCGTGATTGGACGCATGCCGGTGTGGCTAAGTTATACACAGATATCGTCAACAATGGATACAATATCATGTACCTTACCAGTCGATCTGTCGGTCAGGCTGATACCACACGAGCATATATTTATGGAGTCAACCAGGACGGATATCGATTGCCTAAGGGCCCTACCATCATGAGTCCTGACCGGACACTTGCCGCTTTACGACGTGAGGTTTACCTGAGGAAGCCAGAAGTGTTCAAGATGGCATGCCTGCGGGATATCCTTGGCCTTTTCAATGGGAAAGAGAATCCATTCTATGCAGGATT
This Aspergillus chevalieri M1 DNA, chromosome 3, nearly complete sequence DNA region includes the following protein-coding sequences:
- a CDS encoding uncharacterized protein (COG:S;~EggNog:ENOG410PS85); amino-acid sequence: MDAQAYLLRHGWAGPGNPLNPSRRLGPHAGLGLSKPILVARRSGNEGVGKKTTKDPTNQWWLRGFEDALKGVGQENGAAGGDGGRKPNALTSELYRFFVRGEGLAGSIGVKREETKVEKKEKRKRGEEDDGDGVEKKASRTEKSKKRKTDESSDHKESTEERRRRKEEKKLKKEAKKKKAEKAASKEDKKVKKAKKAKKAKKESKSEDDYPTPTSTEESSDQDESVEVKASSKEKKKDKEDKKDKSKKSKSESTTSNENATHKLKKEKKEKKKSTKE
- a CDS encoding Fibronectin type III domain protein (COG:S;~EggNog:ENOG410PISW;~InterPro:IPR013783,IPR036116,IPR003961;~PFAM:PF00041;~TransMembrane:1 (i55-73o);~go_function: GO:0005515 - protein binding [Evidence IEA]); its protein translation is MNKIFRPSTFTNYSNLCLSCPYPRPWRFDAGMYEPLHLTFDAYPSVVPRVRVRGAMALFLAVTILWALIWLLYRAWQVCQTSNEVLVEKLGLDIPPPPELTLEDITAHEIHIAWKQPDFHNSIHKHIIQLNGSKVGETKRAETAVEILNLVPGTIYHICVLSVSAANFQTPSAILHVRTSSSPLSRSDGNDAIGSPTIRASIPRSTTGFAAPSAPVMTREQSGGGLLQSKRPQVGRKQSPMASGVDVSQGQPEEVQKSTAQDDGDETLEQLADRLKSLQHENENVDKSMAEEEEEHIALLKNLERQRDDMRRRVKEKDEASNELRKHVYKLESVNRTAQGEKSKRERLLQQKEAERQKRKNDIIRWQEQIAKMTADAAHVKEEKSRLEEQRKRRTNEVKEKIAKEQSEMKGIDDDIQDKGGRVKKLEEERKGHQGGDNEDGKELDRIDNERARQWEIKLGNLQSRYAALVALHAQTQQNYQDAQERLKWLASQRPGSTGPFSLPALDLDLSNAATIRPRRHRSSLASNVSSPINFAGIDPSFINYNPPSTSSPTFGPSSAFFNVNNGMALSGVSDLPEALRSDLDLSFNNPQMSPRADSLLPSDLLGDEMESPELPHPAVRSRFPNLERNPQIEPFPHGPPSPGSSGSQPGSLFASPHENHNQQESDSQQVSLGIAEDAPKSASRRLSGLFGFNRPRGKTLADEPPLLGTLKPGQSQSYPRNMDDMDPIGSRRRRLSHTGNWPNPISLFPRSSTNNVTADSSSDQAPSRRAAFSNIFSSSRFGFGHGASKHGESSDLSTGYNQFSPRHDPIDPSSILGTVRRGSLSPRPSSTFSFDNQLPHPSTDNRHFGWPSADKSDHRSPLGFDWASPSTWSRGLTRRPSYGSSGHLPLGLSGEPDFLQDSSIERQSRPLQAPIGTRPSSSHRPATPKLNPTAPSFTTIFSEESGKDKGKEQDANESFDFQMDDGSPSESRVSRDSRSLSIFTDSYESLDRVPSSSSLDNSASKESFIRKLTRKGSSSKFSSWKDRSGLFSRKGDSSQGDIDEDRASEAQLGKSVDSTTSSAPSADKSTRSLNIFSRKSKKSDKATSEPSERASEAGDEETPVEATAS
- a CDS encoding putative lipin Smp2 (BUSCO:EOG092636Y6;~COG:I;~EggNog:ENOG410PH3E;~InterPro:IPR031315,IPR007651,IPR036412,IPR026058, IPR013209;~PFAM:PF08235,PF04571), translating into MQYVRSISGSVSKTWNSINPATLSGAIDVIVIEQEDGTLACSPFHVRFGKFSLLRPYEKKVEFTVNGEKQPYSMKLGEGGEAFFVFETSDDIPDSLQTSPVVSPTGSPRSQSESELSSSLQEPDYLDLDVSPNASESKPADIPLSRNLRASTDLGTITPLSRSFDTPELGMSHLGPLGLGSGKLNRSDSEPPLGDDFEVRSESSHLSETDPVRIARSQSPPPPTAEEAMSRAISLSKKLSGSNIPSHVTDTGDLMLDMTGYKSNDEDALRAEVIARKILSEELEGCYDIGSLIGADEHGNLWIYSSEEAKEAANRRATFNAMRPNSAMSENAVTDSGYHSDGDQHIPESLLTRHTRAKSDVQPEVPSALTQDALGEASRNYAKTLRLTSDQLKALNLKPGPNPMSFSVNKATCTATMYLWSGNTPIVISDIDGTITKSDALGHVLNMIGRDWTHAGVAKLYTDIVNNGYNIMYLTSRSVGQADTTRAYIYGVNQDGYRLPKGPTIMSPDRTLAALRREVYLRKPEVFKMACLRDILGLFNGKENPFYAGFGNRLTDALSYRSVNIPSSRIFTINSNAEVSLDLLSLNQYKSSYVTMRELLDHFFPPVSLLVQAGGEDFTDFTYWRDLPPDLEDFSSTDSEDEDQDEEQEEDEEEQEEEMDEEEEDEEADEEDEGDDYELSGDEESEVFDDDEPVEEDLGGSYVSQASANQHPPDPSIDGQSVALEENQGIEGDDEVEPPEATPKLVKSTTLTDPPPPPSR
- the THG1 gene encoding tRNA guanylyltransferase (BUSCO:EOG09264G0H;~COG:S;~EggNog:ENOG410PGHR;~InterPro:IPR024956,IPR038469,IPR007537,IPR025845;~PFAM:PF14413,PF04446;~go_function: GO:0000287 - magnesium ion binding [Evidence IEA];~go_function: GO:0008193 - tRNA guanylyltransferase activity [Evidence IEA];~go_process: GO:0006400 - tRNA modification [Evidence IEA]) produces the protein MANSRFEYVKSFEQPDVLLPNTWIVVRIDGRGFHKLSDRYGFVKPNDCRALDLMNAAAVEVMKELPDLCVAYGVSDEYSFVFHPSCQLFERRNGKLVTTIVSTFTAHYIFLWNTYFPDMPLQPPYLPSFDGRAVIYPTTGILRDYMSWRQVDCHINNLYNTTFWAMVQQGGINNTDAELELKGTVSSDKNEILFSRYGINYNNEDEMYKKGSVVYRQYQLEEPKSKPASGHEDESTPISEKQPSKSQQEKLRKLRRKAQVVIEHVDIIKDDFWERRPWILSNKPGKLPAEADV